ATACATATAACGCTTGTCGGGGACGAAAACAAAATAAAAGAAACGCTAACAAGTCATGAGAGGATTTCTGTTTTACATACAACGGAGGTTATTCTTGGGACGGATGAACCAGTTAGGGCAGTTCGACGGAAAAAAAATGCATCGATGGTTTTAGCTGCACAGCAAGTAGCAGATGGGGCAGCAGATGCATGTATTTCTGCAGGAAATACAGGGGCATTGATGGCAGCAGGTCTGTTTGTAGTTGGACGAATTGAAGGCATAGACCGGCCTGCATTAGCACCGACACTGCCAACTATTGGCGGTGAGGGCTTCCTGCTATTGGATGTTGGTGCAAATGCAGATGCAAAGCCAGAACATCTAATGCAAAATGCCATTATGGGTTCCATTTATAGCGAGAAGGTTAGAGGTATTGCTAAGCCAAGGGTTGGACTTTTAAACATTGGCACTGAAGAAAAGAAAGGTAACGAATTGACAAGGCATGCTTTTGATCTTTTAAAAAGTGCTGATTTAAATTTTGTTGGTAATGTTGAAGCAAGAGACTTACTTGATGGTGTTGCGGATGTAGTTGTTACCGATGGTTTTACCGGCAATATGGTTTTAAAAACAATTGAAGGTACTGCCCTTTCAATGTTTAAAATGTTGAAAACCGCATTAATGAGTAGTTTTACCAGTAAATTGGCTGCTGCAGTGCTG
The DNA window shown above is from Neobacillus sp. WH10 and carries:
- the plsX gene encoding phosphate acyltransferase PlsX; this translates as MKLAIDAMGGDNAPKEIVLGAMKAVQTFSDIHITLVGDENKIKETLTSHERISVLHTTEVILGTDEPVRAVRRKKNASMVLAAQQVADGAADACISAGNTGALMAAGLFVVGRIEGIDRPALAPTLPTIGGEGFLLLDVGANADAKPEHLMQNAIMGSIYSEKVRGIAKPRVGLLNIGTEEKKGNELTRHAFDLLKSADLNFVGNVEARDLLDGVADVVVTDGFTGNMVLKTIEGTALSMFKMLKTALMSSFTSKLAAAVLKPNLKTLKNTLDYSEYGGAALFGLKAPVIKAHGSSDAQAVFSAIRQTKEMVSNDVGKLIKQAVEETNTFEIEH